In candidate division KSB1 bacterium, the following proteins share a genomic window:
- the ptsP gene encoding phosphoenolpyruvate--protein phosphotransferase yields MKISPPKPTVSHPLYTGGELVLRGIPASPGISIGRVHLLVPETPVVQPRKIAPGEVPGELVKFEQALTATAAAIERSKDRALSVAGIAAAKIFDAHLLILDDVVFQDDVRARVTREQFCVDYIVNDVLGHAIDVMDKTEGELFRERAADIRDVRNRLLRFISGKGDVMPEAPAEPVVLVAHDLSPTDTLHLDRHLIEAIAADTGGLTSHTAILARSLDIPAVVGVTDLSWRVKAGDQIVLNGNSGKVIVHPSESTLEEYRAKQQRYRAFVSSLENLKDLPAQTADGHEVQLWGNIELPYEAESVLGHGGTGVGLFRSEFMFLTRETVPTENEQFDTYDRAAEILAPRPLVIRTFDLGGDKLHGSINLKEEKNPFLGYRAIRVSLTRRDLFRAQLRAILRASSRGNVRIMFPFISGLEELREAKAVVAEASAELDRLRIPHDPQLKIGIMVEIPSAVVIADHLAEESDFFSIGTNDLTQYTVAADRGNDMVSNYYRSFHPAVLRLIQQTIRAGHKAKIPVAICGEFGANPVAAPLLLGLGIDEISTNATAIPEIKKTIRTLSMADCRKIATRALRMKTAAEIQTYLSGELKSRLADLPIWFT; encoded by the coding sequence GCGAAGTTCCCGGGGAGCTGGTGAAGTTCGAGCAGGCCTTGACCGCCACGGCGGCGGCCATCGAGCGGTCCAAGGATCGCGCTCTATCGGTGGCCGGGATTGCCGCCGCCAAGATCTTTGACGCGCATCTGTTGATTCTCGACGATGTGGTGTTCCAGGATGATGTGCGCGCCCGGGTCACGCGCGAGCAGTTTTGCGTGGACTACATCGTCAATGACGTGCTGGGTCATGCGATCGATGTCATGGACAAGACGGAAGGCGAGCTGTTTCGCGAGCGGGCCGCGGATATTCGCGACGTGCGCAACCGGTTGTTGCGGTTCATCAGCGGGAAGGGCGATGTGATGCCGGAAGCGCCGGCGGAACCGGTAGTGCTCGTGGCGCATGATCTCTCTCCCACCGATACGTTGCACCTCGACCGGCATCTGATCGAGGCGATTGCCGCCGATACCGGCGGTCTGACATCGCACACGGCGATTCTGGCGCGGTCCCTGGACATTCCGGCGGTGGTCGGGGTAACCGACCTGTCGTGGCGGGTAAAAGCGGGCGATCAGATCGTTTTGAACGGGAACTCGGGCAAGGTGATCGTGCATCCCTCGGAATCCACGTTGGAGGAGTATCGCGCCAAGCAGCAGCGCTATCGCGCGTTCGTCTCGTCACTGGAGAATCTCAAGGATCTGCCGGCGCAGACCGCGGATGGCCACGAAGTTCAGCTGTGGGGGAACATTGAGTTGCCCTACGAAGCCGAGTCGGTGCTGGGTCACGGCGGGACCGGTGTGGGTCTGTTTCGCAGCGAGTTCATGTTCTTGACGCGTGAAACCGTCCCCACCGAAAACGAGCAGTTCGACACTTACGACCGGGCGGCGGAGATTCTGGCGCCGCGGCCGCTGGTGATTCGCACGTTCGATCTGGGCGGCGACAAGCTGCACGGATCCATAAATCTCAAGGAAGAAAAGAATCCGTTTCTCGGCTATCGCGCGATTCGGGTGTCGCTGACGCGGCGCGATTTGTTTCGCGCGCAGTTGCGGGCGATTTTGCGCGCGTCGTCGCGGGGCAATGTCCGGATCATGTTTCCGTTTATCTCCGGGCTGGAGGAGTTGCGCGAGGCCAAGGCCGTCGTGGCCGAAGCGTCGGCGGAATTGGACCGATTGCGGATTCCGCATGATCCGCAGCTCAAGATCGGGATCATGGTGGAGATTCCGTCCGCCGTTGTGATTGCCGATCATTTGGCGGAGGAGAGCGATTTCTTTTCCATCGGCACGAACGATTTGACGCAATACACGGTGGCGGCGGATCGCGGCAACGACATGGTGTCGAACTACTATCGTTCGTTTCATCCGGCTGTGTTGCGGCTGATTCAACAGACGATTCGCGCGGGGCACAAGGCGAAGATTCCGGTGGCAATTTGCGGCGAGTTCGGCGCGAATCCGGTGGCGGCGCCGCTGCTGCTCGGTTTGGGAATCGACGAGATCTCCACGAACGCGACGGCGATTCCGGAGATCAAGAAGACGATTCGCACGTTGTCGATGGCGGATTGCCGCAAGATCGCGACGCGGGCGCTGCGGATGAAGACCGCGGCGGAGATCCAGACCTACCTCAGCGGCGAGTTGAAATCGCGCCTGGCCGATCTTCCGATTTGGTTCACGTAA